Proteins from a genomic interval of Trueperaceae bacterium:
- the acpS gene encoding holo-ACP synthase, with protein sequence MIRAVGLDVVELDRIRGVLERHERRFLARHFTPDEVAYCRAQRDPVPSLAARFAAKEAFQKCWPEAHGWRDVRVVREDGAPHLAFSRTLAQALSEAGLVAHLSLSHSRDHAAAVVILERRGA encoded by the coding sequence GTGATCCGCGCGGTCGGCCTCGACGTCGTGGAGCTCGACCGGATCCGGGGCGTGCTCGAGCGTCACGAGCGGCGCTTCCTGGCCCGTCACTTCACGCCGGACGAGGTGGCGTACTGCCGGGCGCAACGCGACCCGGTGCCCTCGCTCGCCGCGCGGTTCGCGGCGAAGGAGGCGTTCCAGAAGTGTTGGCCGGAGGCGCACGGGTGGCGCGACGTGCGCGTCGTCCGCGAGGACGGTGCACCGCACCTGGCGTTCAGCCGCACGCTGGCGCAGGCGCTGTCGGAGGCGGGCCTCGTCGCGCACCTGTCGCTGAGCCACTCCCGCGATCACGCCGCCGCGGTCGTGATCCTCGAACGCCGCGGGGCGTGA
- a CDS encoding cyclic nucleotide-binding domain-containing protein, protein SPAPSASGATPRTTPHPGRKAPGGTAMASQLYERAGAQAPATATPEAAAHAAQRLAFHRKQALYHHGDAATAVFRVESGLVRITRMTPEGRILTVRHVLPGDYFGEEAFMSGQREEMAEALTRTEIAAIDPARIDASDLLTITRSLSDQMQRLMDYEYHLQTGDLRQRVARYLLTLADTPLATRDPQGRPVISATHELIAEGTASTRESVSKIITELRAEGVIASGYRSITLVDEPEVDAVAHAF, encoded by the coding sequence CAGCCCCGCCCCCTCTGCGTCCGGCGCCACGCCCCGGACCACCCCCCACCCCGGCCGCAAGGCCCCAGGAGGTACCGCCATGGCCAGCCAACTCTACGAACGCGCCGGCGCCCAAGCCCCCGCGACCGCCACGCCCGAGGCGGCCGCCCACGCCGCGCAACGCCTGGCGTTCCACCGCAAGCAGGCCCTCTACCACCACGGCGACGCCGCCACCGCGGTCTTCCGCGTCGAAAGCGGCCTGGTGCGCATCACCCGCATGACGCCCGAGGGGCGCATCCTCACCGTCCGCCACGTCCTGCCCGGCGACTACTTCGGCGAAGAGGCGTTCATGAGCGGGCAACGCGAGGAGATGGCCGAGGCGCTCACCCGCACCGAGATCGCTGCCATCGACCCCGCCCGCATCGACGCGAGCGACCTCCTGACCATCACGCGGTCGCTGTCCGACCAGATGCAGCGGCTGATGGATTACGAGTACCACCTGCAGACCGGCGACCTGCGCCAGCGCGTCGCGCGGTACCTGCTGACGTTGGCGGACACCCCGCTCGCCACCCGCGACCCGCAGGGCCGCCCGGTGATCTCCGCGACGCACGAACTCATCGCCGAGGGCACCGCCTCGACCCGCGAGAGCGTCTCGAAGATCATCACCGAACTCCGCGCCGAGGGCGTCATCGCCTCGGGCTACCGCAGCATCACCCTCGTCGACGAACCCGAGGTCGACGCGGTCGCGCACGCCTTCTGA